From a region of the Ovis aries strain OAR_USU_Benz2616 breed Rambouillet chromosome 2, ARS-UI_Ramb_v3.0, whole genome shotgun sequence genome:
- the LOC101123537 gene encoding intestinal-type alkaline phosphatase-like gives MQGACVLLLLGLRLQLSLGLIPVEEEDPAFWNRQAAQALDVAKKLQPIQTAAKNVILFLGDGMGVSTVTATRILKGQMAGKPGPETPLAMDKFPYMALSKTYNVDRDVPDSAGTTTAYLCGVKTRMKVIGVSAAAQFNQCNTTYGNEVTSVINRAKKAGKSVGVVTTTTVQHASPAGAYAHTVNRNWYSDAQMPAQAKREGCQDIATQLVYNMDIDVILGGGRIYMFPEGTPDPEYPYNIRQNGVRKDKRNLVQEWQAKHQGAQYVWNRTALLQAANDSSVTKLMGLFEPGDMAYDIHRDHIKDPSLEEMTEAAVRVLSRNPQGFFLFVEGGRIDHGHHESIAYRALTEAVMFDNAIAKASQLTSEADTLTLVTADHSHVFTFGGYPLRGTSIFGLADGKAGDGKSYTSLLYGNGPGYRLYMGSRSDVNEKQSMDPEYQQQSAVPLGGETHAGEDVAVFARGPWAHLMHGVQEQTFVAHVMAFAACVEPYTTDCNPQPPSGPSDAAHQAAYPSSLALLAGALLLLLVPTLH, from the exons ATGCAGGGGGCctgcgtgctgctgctgctgggcctgCGGCTACAGCTCTCCCTCGGCCTCATCCCAG TCGAGGAGGAGGACCCCGCCTTCTGGAACCGCCAGGCTGCCCAGGCCCTCGATGTGGCTAAGAAGCTGCAGCCCATCCAGACAGCCGCCAAGAATGTCATCCTCTTCTTGGGCGATG GGATGGGCGTTTCCACGGTGACAGCCACTCGGATCCTAAAGGGGCAGATGGCTGGCAAGCCGGGACCTGAGACACCCCTGGCCATGGACAAGTTCCCCTACATGGCTCTGTCCAAG ACATACAACGTGGACAGAGATGTGCCTGACAGCGCAGGCACAACCACCGCCTACCTGTGTGGGGTCAAGACCCGTATGAAGGTCATCGGTGTAAGTGCAGCTGCCCAATTCAACCAGTGCAACACGACATATGGGAACGAGGTCACGTCTGTGATAAACCGGGCCAAGAAAGCAG GCAAGTCAGTGGGAGTGGTGACCACCACCACAGTGCAGCACGCCTCCCCAGCCGGGGCCTACGCGCACACGGTGAACCGAAACTGGTATTCTGACGCTCAGATGCCTGCCCAGGCCAAGAGGGAGGGCTGCCAGGACATCGCCACACAGCTGGTCTACAACATGGATATTGAT GTGATCCTGGGTGGAGGCCGAATATACATGTTTCCTGAGGGGACCCCAGACCCTGAATATCCATACAATATAAGACAGAATGGAGTCCGGAAGGACAAGCGGAACCTGGTACAGGAGTGGCAGGCCAAGCACCAG GGAGCCCAGTATGTGTGGAACCGCACAGCGCTCCTTCAGGCGGCCAATGACTCCAGTGTAACAAAACTCATGG GCCTCTTTGAGCCAGGAGACATGGCCTATGACATCCACCGAGACCACATCAAGGACCCATCcctggaggagatgacagaggcaGCCGTGCGTGTGCTGAGCAGAAACCCTCAGGGCTTCTTCCTCTTCGTGGAGG GAGGCCGCATTGACCACGGTCACCATGAAAGCATAGCTTATCGGGCGCTCACTGAGGCGGTTATGTTCGACAACGCCATCGCCAAGGCTAGCCAGCTCACCAGTGAAGCAGACACACTGACCCTCGTCACCGCCGACCACTCCCATGTCTTCACTTTCGGTGGCTACCCACTTCGTGGGACCTCCATCTTTG GGCTGGCTGATGGCAAGGCCGGAGATGGCAAGTCCTATACCTCCCTCCTCTATGGCAACGGCCCAGGGTATCGGCTGTACATGGGCTCACGATCTGATGTGAATGAAAAGCAGAGCA tGGACCCCGAGTACCAGCAGCAATCCGCAGTGCCCCTAGGGGGCGAAACCCACGCTGGTGAGGACGTGGCAGTGTTTGCACGAGGCCCGTGGGCACACCTGATGCACGGCGTGCAGGAGCAGACCTTCGTGGCGCATGTCATGGCCTTTGCTGCCTGCGTGGAGCCCTACACCACCGACTGCAACCCTCAGCCCCCCAGCGGTCCCTCGGACGCTGCCCACCAGGCGGCCTACCCATCCTCACTGGCACTGCTGGCCGGggccctactgctgctgctggtgcccaCCCTGCactga
- the LOC101109419 gene encoding intestinal-type alkaline phosphatase-like — MQGGCVLLLLGLWLQLSLGLVPVEEEDPAFWNRQAAQALDVAKKLQPIQTAAKNVILFLGDGMGVSTVTATRILKGQMAGKPGPETPLAMDQFPYLALSKTYNVDRNVPDSAGTTTAYLCGVKTRMKVIGVSAAARYNQCNTTYGNEVTSVMNRAKKAGKSVGVVTTTRVQHASPAGAYAHTVNRNWYSDAQMPAQAKREGCQDIATQLVYNMDIDVILGGGRKYMFPEGTPDPEYPQYGRQNGVRKDKRNLVQEWQAKHQGAQYVWNRTALLQAANDSSVTHLMGLFEPGDMVYDIFRDHTTDPSLEEMTEAALLVLSRNPRGFFLFVEGGRIDHGHHESIAYRALTEAVMFDNAIAKASQLTSEADTLTLVTADHSHVFTFGGYPLRGTSIFGLADGKAEDGGSYTSLLYGNGPGFRLYWGSRPDVDETESMDPNYKQQAAVPLGSETHGGEDVAVFARGPWAYLMHGVQEQTFVAHVMAFAACVEPYTTDCNPKPPSGPSDAAHQAACLSSLALLVGVLLQLLVPALH, encoded by the exons ATGCAGGGGGGctgcgtgctgctgctgctgggcctgTGGCTACAGCTCTCCCTCGGCCTCGTCCCAG TCGAGGAGGAAGACCCCGCCTTCTGGAACCGCCAGGCAGCCCAGGCCCTCGATGTGGCTAAGAAGCTGCAGCCCATCCAGACAGCCGCCAAGAATGTCATCCTCTTCTTGGGCGATG GGATGGGGGTTTCCACGGTGACAGCCACTCGGATCCTAAAGGGGCAGATGGCTGGCAAGCCGGGACCTGAGACACCCCTGGCCATGGACCAGTTCCCATACCTGGCTCTGTCCAAG ACATACAACGTGGACAGAAATGTACCAGACAGCGCAGGCACAACCACCGCCTACCTGTGTGGGGTCAAGACCCGTATGAAGGTCATCGGTGTAAGTGCAGCCGCCCGCTACAACCAGTGCAACACGACATATGGGAACGAGGTCACGTCTGTGATGAACCGGGCCAAGAAAGCAG GCAAGTCAGTGGGAGTGGTGACCACCACCAGGGTGCAGCACGCCTCCCCAGCTGGGGCCTACGCGCACACAGTGAACCGAAACTGGTATTCTGACGCTCAGATGCCTGCCCAGGCCAAGAGGGAGGGCTGCCAGGACATCGCCACACAGCTGGTCTACAACATGGACATTGAC GTGATCCTGGGTGGAGGCCGAAAGTACATGTTTCCTGAGGGAACCCCAGACCCTGAATACCCACAATATGGCAGACAGAATGGAGTCCGGAAGGACAAGCGGAATCTGGTGCAGGAGTGGCAAGCCAAGCACCAG GGAGCCCAGTATGTGTGGAACCGCACAGCGCTCCTTCAGGCAGCCAATGACTCCAGTGTAACACACCTCATGG GCCTCTTTGAGCCAGGAGACATGGTCTATGACATCTTCCGAGACCACACCACGGACCCATCCCTTGAGGAGATGACGGAGGCGGCCCTGCTAGTGTTGAGCAGAAACCCTCGGGGCTTCTTCCTCTTCGTGGAGG GAGGCCGCATTGACCACGGTCACCATGAAAGCATAGCTTATCGGGCGCTCACTGAGGCGGTCATGTTCGACAACGCCATCGCCAAGGCTAGCCAGCTCACCAGTGAAGCAGACACACTGACCCTCGTCACCGCCGACCACTCCCATGTCTTCACTTTCGGTGGCTACCCACTTCGTGGGACCTCCATTTTCG GGCTGGCTGATGGCAAGGCCGAAGACGGTGGATCCTACACCTCCCTCCTTTATGGAAATGGCCCTGGATTCCGACTGTACTGGGGCTCACGACCTGATGTGGATGAAACCGAGAGCA TGGACCCCAACTACAAGCAACAAGCTGCAGTGCCCCTAGGGAGCGAGACCCACGGTGGTGAGGACGTGGCAGTGTTTGCACGAGGCCCGTGGGCATACCTGATGCACGGCGTGCAGGAGCAGACCTTCGTGGCGCATGTCATGGCCTTTGCTGCCTGCGTGGAGCCCTACACCACCGACTGCAACCCAAAGCCCCCCAGCGGTCCCTCGGAcgctgcccaccaggctgcctGCCTATCCTCACTGGCACTGCTGGTCGGGGTCCTGTTGCAACTGCTGGTGCCTGCCCTGCACTGA
- the LOC101101962 gene encoding intestinal-type alkaline phosphatase-like, whose product MQGACVLLLLGLRLQLSLGLVPVEEEDPAFWNRQAAQALDVAKKLQPIQTAAKNVILFLGDGMGVSTVTAARILKGQMAGKLGPETPLAMDQFPYLALSKTYNVDRDVPDSAGTSTAYLCGVKTNMRTIGVSAAARFDQCNTTRGNEVTSVMNRAKKAGKSVGVVTTTRVQDASPAGVYAHTVNRDWFSDADLPADAQTYGCQDIATQLVYNMDIDVILGGGRKYMFPEGTPDPEYPDENGVRKDKRNLVQEWQAKHQGAQYVWNRTALLQAASDSSVTHLMGLFQPGEMAYDIFRDHTTDPSLEEMTEAALRVLSRNPRGFFLFVEGGRIDHGHHANIAYRALNETIMFDNAIAKASQLTSEADTLTLVTADHSHVFTFGGYPLRGTSIFGLADGKARDGKHYTSLLYGNGPGYRLYMGSRPDVNEKQSMDPEYQQQAAVPLGGETHGGEDVAVFARGPWAHLMHGVQEQTFVAHVMAFAACVEPYTTDCNPKPPSGPSDAAHQAACPSSLALLAGALLLLLVPTLH is encoded by the exons ATGCAGGGGgcctgtgtgctgctgctgctgggcctgCGGCTACAGCTCTCCCTCGGCCTCGTCCCAG TCGAGGAGGAGGACCCCGCCTTCTGGAACCGCCAGGCTGCCCAGGCCCTCGATGTGGCTAAGAAGCTGCAGCCCATCCAGACAGCCGCCAAGAATGTCATCCTCTTCTTGGGCGATG GGATGGGGGTTTCCACGGTGACAGCCGCTCGGATCCTAAAGGGGCAGATGGCTGGCAAGCTGGGACCTGAGACACCCCTGGCCATGGACCAGTTCCCATACCTGGCTCTGTCCAAG ACATACAACGTGGACAGAGATGTGCCCGATAGCGCAGGCACGTCCACCGCCTACCTGTGTGGGGTCAAGACCAACATGAGGACCATTGGTGTAAGTGCAGCCGCCCGCTTCGACCAGTGCAACACGACACGTGGGAATGAGGTCACATCTGTGATGAACCGGGCCAAGAAAGCAG GGAAGTCAGTGGGAGTGGTGACCACCACAAGGGTGCAGGATGCCTCCCCAGCCGGGGTCTACGCGCACACTGTGAATCGAGACTGGTTCTCTGACGCTGACCTGCCTGCCGATGCCCAGACGTATGGCTGCCAGGACATCGCCACTCAGCTGGTCTACAACATGGACATTGAT GTGATCCTGGGTGGAGGCCGAAAGTACATGTTTCCTGAGGGGACCCCAGACCCTGAATACCCAGATGAGAATGGAGTCCGGAAGGACAAGCGGAACCTGGTGCAGGAGTGGCAGGCCAAGCACCAG GGAGCCCAGTATGTGTGGAACCGCACGGCGCTCCTTCAGGCAGCCAGTGACTCCAGCGTAACACACCTCATGG GCCTCTTTCAGCCAGGAGAAATGGCCTATGACATCTTCCGAGACCACACTACGGACCCATCCCTGGAGGAGATGACGGAGGCAGCCCTGCGTGTGCTGAGCAGAAACCCTCGGGGCTTTTTCCTCTTTGTGGAGG GAGGCCGCATTGACCATGGACATCATGCCAACATAGCTTATCGGGCGCTGAATGAGACGATCATGTTCGACAACGCCATTGCCAAGGCTAGCCAGCTCACCAGTGAAGCAGACACACTGACCCTTGTCACCGCCGACCACTCCCATGTCTTCACTTTCGGTGGCTACCCACTTCGTGGAACCTCCATTTTCG GGCTGGCTGATGGCAAGGCCAGAGATGGCAAGCACTATACCTCCCTCCTCTATGGCAACGGCCCGGGGTACCGGCTGTACATGGGCTCACGACCCGATGTGAATGAAAAGCAGAGCA tGGACCCCGAGTACCAGCAGCAAGCTGCAGTGCCCCTAGGGGGTGAAACCCACGGTGGTGAGGACGTGGCAGTGTTTGCACGAGGCCCATGGGCACACCTGATGCACGGCGTGCAGGAGCAGACCTTCGTGGCTCACGTCATGGCCTTTGCTGCCTGCGTGGAGCCCTACACCACCGACTGCAACCCAAAGCCCCCCAGCGGTCCCTCGGAcgctgcccaccaggctgcctGCCCATCCTCACTGGCACTGCTGGCCGGGGCCCTACTGCTACTGCTGGTGCCCACCCTGCACTGA